From one Paludisphaera rhizosphaerae genomic stretch:
- the trpD gene encoding anthranilate phosphoribosyltransferase has translation MELVATAVERLASNKHLGREEVRDAVAAMLDGQAGDVETAAFLTALHIKGETGEELLGAVEAIRERMISFDSGRSGAIDTCGTGGDRAGTVNISTAAAVVVAACSVPVVKHGNRAASGKSGSSDVLAELGVAVEAEPALLRSILDDLGIAFLFAPRFHPGLRGVAPIRRRLPFRTVFNLVGPLCNPASPAFQVVGVPRESHARRMAEVLARTPSIQRAVVVRGVDGLDEVTLTGPTEVLLVEGGTISELTWTPADFGLPETHARGLGVDGPAASAALIRRTFAGEDGPVRSYILANAAAALWTVQGTPLADAVVCAAEAIDSGRAASLLERWAELSQPQA, from the coding sequence ATGGAATTGGTCGCGACGGCCGTCGAACGCCTGGCCTCGAACAAGCACCTGGGGCGTGAGGAAGTCCGCGACGCCGTCGCCGCGATGCTCGACGGCCAGGCGGGAGACGTCGAGACCGCCGCCTTCCTCACGGCCCTTCATATCAAGGGCGAGACCGGCGAAGAATTGCTCGGCGCGGTCGAAGCGATCCGCGAGCGGATGATCTCGTTCGACTCAGGCCGATCGGGAGCGATCGACACCTGCGGCACCGGCGGCGACCGGGCCGGAACCGTGAATATCTCGACGGCGGCGGCGGTCGTCGTGGCGGCCTGCTCGGTTCCTGTCGTCAAGCATGGCAACCGCGCCGCGTCCGGCAAGTCCGGGAGTTCGGACGTTCTGGCGGAGCTGGGCGTCGCCGTCGAGGCGGAGCCCGCATTACTCCGTTCGATTTTGGATGACCTGGGGATCGCCTTCCTGTTCGCTCCGCGGTTCCACCCGGGTCTGCGAGGAGTCGCTCCAATCCGACGAAGGTTGCCGTTTCGGACGGTCTTCAACCTGGTCGGGCCGTTGTGCAACCCGGCATCGCCTGCGTTCCAGGTCGTGGGAGTTCCCCGCGAGTCGCACGCCCGACGAATGGCCGAGGTTCTTGCCCGGACTCCCTCCATCCAACGCGCCGTCGTCGTGCGGGGCGTCGACGGGCTGGATGAGGTCACGCTCACTGGCCCGACCGAGGTCTTGCTCGTCGAAGGAGGTACGATCTCCGAACTGACGTGGACTCCGGCTGATTTCGGGCTTCCCGAAACCCACGCGAGGGGACTGGGGGTCGACGGTCCGGCGGCGAGCGCCGCGCTGATTCGGCGGACATTCGCCGGCGAAGACGGTCCGGTCCGGTCGTACATCCTGGCCAACGCCGCCGCCGCCTTGTGGACGGTGCAGGGAACGCCGCTCGCCGACGCTGTCGTCTGTGCCGCCGAGGCGATCGATTCGGGTCGGGCCGCTTCGCTTCTGGAGCGTTGGGCGGAGCTTTCTCAGCCTCAAGCCTGA
- a CDS encoding GNAT family N-acetyltransferase, whose product MTTPFTIRDAVPTDLDVIVEFNRRLAWETEDKALDLAILREGVDRALAESDRLRYWVAVRDGGVIGQTAVSREWSDWRNGWLWWLQSVYVAADARGLGVFKALYARIREEAIAAGDVIGIRLYVEDENHRAQDAYKALGMADAGYSVLEELWLNPSKADDTPQA is encoded by the coding sequence TTGACGACTCCTTTCACGATCAGGGACGCCGTCCCCACTGATCTCGACGTGATCGTCGAGTTCAACCGCCGGCTCGCCTGGGAGACTGAGGACAAAGCGCTCGACCTTGCGATCCTTCGCGAGGGCGTCGACCGCGCGTTGGCGGAGTCCGATCGGCTTCGATACTGGGTTGCCGTCCGCGACGGCGGCGTCATCGGCCAGACGGCGGTCAGCCGCGAGTGGAGCGACTGGCGCAACGGCTGGCTCTGGTGGCTTCAGAGCGTCTACGTTGCGGCCGACGCCCGCGGCCTGGGCGTCTTCAAGGCTCTCTACGCCCGAATTCGCGAAGAGGCGATCGCGGCCGGTGACGTCATCGGAATCCGGCTCTACGTCGAGGACGAAAACCACCGAGCCCAGGACGCTTACAAGGCCCTGGGAATGGCTGACGCCGGATACTCCGTCCTCGAGGAACTCTGGCTGAACCCATCGAAGGCCGACGACACGCCTCAGGCTTGA
- a CDS encoding STAS domain-containing protein has protein sequence MVTNKSNTDEAFTIERHGDVTVITATPALEKLSFRLEEQAAEMILDPIKKQDNPLILFDLSRVNYFGSMFLALLIRTWKLASARGGSMAISGVTERTRELLRVTSLDIVWPIYDTRNEAIEALMLD, from the coding sequence ATGGTCACCAACAAATCCAACACCGACGAGGCCTTCACGATCGAGCGACATGGCGACGTGACGGTGATCACGGCCACTCCGGCGCTGGAAAAGCTCTCGTTTCGGCTCGAGGAGCAGGCCGCCGAAATGATCCTCGACCCGATTAAGAAGCAGGACAACCCGCTGATCCTCTTCGACCTCAGCCGGGTCAACTATTTCGGGTCGATGTTCCTGGCCCTTCTGATCCGGACCTGGAAGCTGGCTTCGGCTCGGGGCGGGTCAATGGCCATCTCGGGCGTGACCGAGCGGACGCGCGAACTCCTTCGCGTCACTTCGCTCGACATCGTCTGGCCGATCTACGACACCCGAAACGAGGCGATCGAGGCTCTGATGCTCGACTGA
- a CDS encoding rhomboid family intramembrane serine protease — translation MGIYDREYYRGEKTGPGWFSGPAPWCKTLILINVVVFLAQRLLNIDDGFVVDWLAATPRGIFHQGRIWELLTATFLHDQQKFLHIIVNMVFLWIVGREMESLYGGRDFLAFYLAAAIVSTFCWALVQEFSPNPLPMIGASGAVLAVVTLYTLYYPKREILFFGFIPMPMWLVLAIYLVWPILAEGRGGAGGVAIESHLAGAGFAFLFKHFDLRWSRLIEGRFGRPRLKVVAPPRYEASRPRTPVPTRTANETVGSMTPTTSVLPEDQLDARLDEVLAKIAREGGNDLTDDERKVLQEASRRARDRRSDRR, via the coding sequence ATGGGAATCTACGACCGCGAGTATTATCGTGGCGAGAAAACCGGGCCCGGGTGGTTCAGCGGTCCAGCCCCCTGGTGCAAGACCCTCATCCTCATCAATGTGGTCGTCTTCCTAGCCCAGCGACTCCTCAATATCGACGACGGATTCGTCGTCGACTGGTTGGCTGCCACGCCGCGGGGGATCTTCCATCAGGGCCGGATCTGGGAGCTGTTGACGGCTACATTCCTCCACGATCAGCAGAAATTCCTGCACATCATCGTCAACATGGTGTTCCTCTGGATCGTGGGGCGGGAGATGGAGTCGCTCTACGGCGGGCGCGACTTCCTGGCCTTCTATCTGGCCGCGGCGATCGTCAGCACGTTCTGTTGGGCCCTGGTCCAGGAGTTCTCCCCCAATCCGTTGCCGATGATCGGAGCCTCTGGGGCGGTGTTGGCCGTCGTAACGCTCTACACGCTTTACTACCCCAAGCGAGAGATCCTGTTTTTCGGCTTCATTCCCATGCCGATGTGGCTGGTCCTGGCCATCTACCTCGTCTGGCCGATCCTGGCCGAGGGACGGGGAGGCGCGGGAGGCGTTGCCATCGAGTCGCACCTGGCGGGGGCGGGTTTCGCCTTCCTCTTCAAGCATTTTGATCTCCGATGGTCGCGACTGATCGAGGGACGGTTCGGCCGTCCCCGGCTGAAAGTCGTTGCACCTCCTCGCTATGAGGCGAGCCGTCCCCGGACCCCCGTCCCGACCCGAACCGCCAATGAGACGGTCGGCTCGATGACTCCCACCACCTCGGTACTGCCGGAGGACCAGCTCGACGCCAGGCTCGACGAGGTCCTCGCCAAGATCGCCCGAGAGGGAGGCAACGACCTCACCGACGATGAACGGAAGGTCCTCCAGGAGGCCAGCCGACGCGCCCGCGACCGGCGGAGCGACCGGCGTTGA